GCCGACCATGGTGAGCATCAGCGGGTTGCCGCCCTGGAACGCGGAGCCCGGCATCAGCAGGAGCACTCCGAAGGTGCCGCACAGGTGCGCCCCCAGCACCGGCAGCGCCGCCACCAGGGCCCTGCCGGTGAGCAGCCAGAACCCGAGCAGCACCTCGACGCCGCCCAGCACCGGGACGACCCAGCCGCCGGGGTGCCCCGGGATGGTGCCGGTCACCAGGACGGCGGCGGGGCTGCGGTCGAGGACCTTCAGGACGCCGAACCAGATGTAGACGGCGCCGAGCCCCAGCCTGAGCAGGACCAGCCCGCGGCGGTGCAGGTCGGGCACCAGCCGGTGCAGGTCGGGGATGCGGCGGGCGGCCCGGGGCGCGGCCCCGGAGGGCACGGCGGGCGGCGGCGGGCCGGGCGGGCGGAGCTCGGGGATCACGGTCATGGGCGGTGTCCCTCCAGAACACGGCGGGTCGGGTCAGGTCGGTTCGTCCCGGCGGCTCGGGCCGGGCCGGTGCAGGCTGTGCAGCCCCCGGACGGGCGGGCGGATCCCGGCGTGCGCTCCGTCGGCGGGCGCCCGGACGTCCGCGTCGGGGCCGTCCGGTGCGCCGCCGAGCTCACGGCGGAGCAGCTCCCGGTACGCCCGGCGGTAGGCGTGCGCGGCGATCCGGTTGCCGGCCGCCAGGTACGCGGCGACCAGCGTCTCGTGGGCGCTCTCGCGCAGGCTGTCGGCGTGCACGGCGACCAGTGCCGCGTCCACCGCGGCGCCGACCCAGCCCGCCTGGACGAGCCGGAAGGAGAGCGCCTCCAGGGTGTGCAGCCGCTGCTCGCGCCAGCGCAGCCGGTGGTGGTCGAGCCAGTCCTCCTCCCAGTCGGGCAGCAGGTCGAGTCCGAAGTCGCAGCCGGCGGCGAGGGCGAGTTCCTCGGCGTCCAGCGGCAGGGCCAGGTTGAGCACCCGGGCGGCGACCGCCCGGCGTTCACCGAGGTCGACGGTGACCTCGGCGGCGAGCCGCAGCCGCTCCCCGCAGTCGTTCAGCAGGTCCGCGCGGTGGCCCGGCAGCCGGTGCAGCGCGGTGCGCAGGGCGGCGCCGGCCCGGGCCGGGTCGAGCCCGGGCCAGAGCACGGCGGCCGCCCTGGCCCGGGTGAGGCCGCCGGGTTCGACGGCGAGCAGCGCCAGCAGTCGCCGTGCGCCGATGCCCGGCTGGGCCTGTTCGCCGTCGAGGTGCAGGGCGAAGCCGCCCAGCAGGTCGAGCCGGATCCGCGGCTCGGCGGCCCGGGTGTCGTCCGGGTCGTCGGCGGCCCGCAGGGCGCGCCGGCGTCCCGCGGCGGTGTGGTCGGCGGCGCCGCGGCGCGCCGCGGCCCCCGGGTGGGAACCGCGACGGGCCGGGTGACGGCCCCGCCCGGCAGTGCTTGGATCATGGCGTGCCCCCGTGCTCCTTGACCTCGTCCCCACGCTAACCAGGGGCGCTCGGCGGCAGCGAGCGCCATCGCCGCATTGCATGGGAGCCATAGAAGAAGCCGATCGGCGGTGTCGCCGGGCGCTGTCGGCTGAGCAGCACCGATCCCCGTCCGAACAGCCGTCTGACGGGACACCGTCAGCTCCCGCGCAACACGGTGCAATGCTGCTGCAACGTTCGTGCCACGAGCCGTCACATACCTTCCGCGCAACGCCGCTTCCCCGGGCGCAGACCCGCCACGCGAGAAGGAACCGACCGATGACCCTGCCTCTCACCCACCGCCAGACGTCCCGCCGCCGGGTCATCGCCGCCGGCCTCGGCGCGGCCGGCGCGCTCGCCCTGCCCGCCACCGGCGCCTGGGCCGCCGAGACCCGCACCGGCCGCCGCGCCCCCGGCGCCACCGGGATCAGCGTCGTCGTCCGCTGGAACCAGGCCTCCATGGACGCGATCCTCGCCGAGTACCGGGCCGCCGGCACGGTCTTCGGCCCGGCGACCGTCAACGCCCGTGCGCTGGCCGTCATCCACAACTGCATCTACGACGCCTGGGCCTGCTACGACGGGCACGCGGTCGGCACCCGCTTCGGCGGCTCGCTGCGCCGTCCGCGCCGCGAGCGGACCCTCGCCAACAAGAACGAGGCGATCAGCTACGCCGCGCACCTCGCGATGCGCGACCTCTTCCCGAACCAGGCCGCCGCGGCCGACTCGATGCTGCGCTCGCTCGGCTACGAGCCGGACGCCGCCGCCGGGCCGAACAGCCCGGCCGGGATAGGCCGGCGCACCGCCCAGGCCGTCCTGGACTTCCGGCACGCCGACGGCGCCAACCAGCTCGGCGGTTACGTGGACACCACCGGCTACCAGCCGGTCAACACGCCGCAGGCGGTCGCCGCCTTCGACCCCGGTGCGGTCACCTCGCCCGCGCACTGGACCCCGCTGATCGTGGGCGGCAAGACGCAGCACTTCCTCACCCCGCAGTTCTCCGTCACGACGCCGTTCGCACTGACCAGCCCGACCCAATTCGGCGTGGCCGCGCCGCCGGCCTACCCCTCCAGCCGGCTGTCGGACGCCGTCGAGGAACTGCTGGAGATCAGCGCCGGCCTCACCGACGAGCACAAGGCGATCGCCGAGTTCTGGCTGGACAACGACGTCACCCCGCCCGGCGCCCAGCAGTCCTGGGCCCGCTTCGTGTCCGCCCGCGACGGCTACGGCGTGGACGAGGACGCGCCGCTGTTCTTCGGTCTGAACATGGCCGAGTGCGACGCGGCGATCGGCTCCTGGGCGGTCAAGCGGGTCTACGACTTCGCGCGGCCGTCGACGCTGATCCCGTACGACCAGCGCGGCCGGCAGATCCGGGCCTGGGGCGGCCCCGGCCAGGGCACCGTCACCATGGACGGCGTGCACTGGCGGGCGTACGTGGCGGTGCCGGGCTTCCCCGCCACCGTGTCCGGGCACAGCACCTTCTCCGGCGCCGCCGCCGAGTTCCTGCGGCGCTTCACCGGCACCGACGCCTTCGGCGACGGCTACCTGTTCAAGGCCGGCACCTCGACCGTCGAGCCGGGCATGACGCCCGCCGTCGACGTGCAGCTGACCTGGCCCACCTTCACCGAGGCCGCCGAGCAGGCCGGCATCTCCCGCATCTACGGCGGCATGCACTGGAGCTTCGACAACGGTCCGGGCCTGGAGATGGGTCACAAGATCGGCCGGGTTGTCCACCGCAAGGCCATGGACCTCCTCCACGGCCGCGCCAACTGAGGTTCCGAGAACGGGAGCTGACACCATGAGCAACCAGACCGCCAGCCGGCCCGCCCCGCCCGCCCCGGCTGCGGCGGGCGGCCGGGCCCCCGCCTTCGCCGGCGTCCGCGCCACCGTGGCCGGCACGCTCACCACGATCGTCTCGCTGCTGGTGCTGGTCGCGATCGGCAAGGCCACCGGCTCACTGCTGCTGGTCGCCCCGCTGGCCGCCACCGCGATGATCATCTGCGCCAGCCCGGCCCTGCCGCCCGCCCAGCCGCGCGGCGTGCTGATCGGCCAGCTCGGCTCTGCCCTGATCGGCTACGCGGCGGCGGCCGTCGCCGGCCGGTCGCTGTGGACGGCCGCGGTCGCGGCCGGACTCGCCGTCGCCCTGATGGGCGTCCTGCGCGCGGTGCACGCCCCGGCCGCCGCCACCGCCG
The Kitasatospora paranensis genome window above contains:
- a CDS encoding AfsR/SARP family transcriptional regulator; translated protein: MGTRSRSTGARHDPSTAGRGRHPARRGSHPGAAARRGAADHTAAGRRRALRAADDPDDTRAAEPRIRLDLLGGFALHLDGEQAQPGIGARRLLALLAVEPGGLTRARAAAVLWPGLDPARAGAALRTALHRLPGHRADLLNDCGERLRLAAEVTVDLGERRAVAARVLNLALPLDAEELALAAGCDFGLDLLPDWEEDWLDHHRLRWREQRLHTLEALSFRLVQAGWVGAAVDAALVAVHADSLRESAHETLVAAYLAAGNRIAAHAYRRAYRELLRRELGGAPDGPDADVRAPADGAHAGIRPPVRGLHSLHRPGPSRRDEPT
- a CDS encoding vanadium-dependent haloperoxidase → MTLPLTHRQTSRRRVIAAGLGAAGALALPATGAWAAETRTGRRAPGATGISVVVRWNQASMDAILAEYRAAGTVFGPATVNARALAVIHNCIYDAWACYDGHAVGTRFGGSLRRPRRERTLANKNEAISYAAHLAMRDLFPNQAAAADSMLRSLGYEPDAAAGPNSPAGIGRRTAQAVLDFRHADGANQLGGYVDTTGYQPVNTPQAVAAFDPGAVTSPAHWTPLIVGGKTQHFLTPQFSVTTPFALTSPTQFGVAAPPAYPSSRLSDAVEELLEISAGLTDEHKAIAEFWLDNDVTPPGAQQSWARFVSARDGYGVDEDAPLFFGLNMAECDAAIGSWAVKRVYDFARPSTLIPYDQRGRQIRAWGGPGQGTVTMDGVHWRAYVAVPGFPATVSGHSTFSGAAAEFLRRFTGTDAFGDGYLFKAGTSTVEPGMTPAVDVQLTWPTFTEAAEQAGISRIYGGMHWSFDNGPGLEMGHKIGRVVHRKAMDLLHGRAN
- a CDS encoding HPP family protein, whose amino-acid sequence is MSNQTASRPAPPAPAAAGGRAPAFAGVRATVAGTLTTIVSLLVLVAIGKATGSLLLVAPLAATAMIICASPALPPAQPRGVLIGQLGSALIGYAAAAVAGRSLWTAAVAAGLAVALMGVLRAVHAPAAATAVLVVVQHPAPGRFLLLLAAGSVLLILVGLLASRIGAIGKYPTYWW